A DNA window from Lagenorhynchus albirostris chromosome 5, mLagAlb1.1, whole genome shotgun sequence contains the following coding sequences:
- the C5H3orf33 gene encoding protein C3orf33 homolog isoform X5, which yields MAIAGVMLLLRSVRLTSKFTSPSDIPVEFIRRNVKLRGRLRRITENGLEIEHIPITLPIISSWRKEPCGALLVKLAGVELTETGKVWLQKELNPSQVVWFQLLGKENSALFCYLLVNKGRYFSVSLNEEILRRGLGKTVLVKGLNYDSKIYWRIHRNLLKAELIALKKGEGIWKEESEKESYLEKFKGSWREIWKKDSYLKKIESDFNLKKESYYDKFRRTYETWKENMNNYSLILKFRELLSRIHFRRKG from the exons ATGGCCATAGCTGGAGTAATGTTACTTCTAAGAAGTGTTCGACtg ACATCAAAATTCACAAGTCCTTCAGATATTCCAGTAGAATTTATAAGAAGGAATGTTAAACTACGAGGACGACTACGCCGAATAACCGAGAATGGTTTAGAGATTGAACATATTCCCATTACTTTACCTATTATATCTTCATGGAGAA AAGAGCCGTGTGGTGCTTTGCTGGTTAAGTTGGCTGGAGTAGAACTCACTGAAACTGGGAAGGTGTGGTTACAAAAAGAGCTAAACCCTTCCCAAGTAGTATGGTTCCAACTTCTTGGAAAGGAGAATTCAGCACTCTTTTGCTACCTTTTAGTGAATAAG gGTAGATATTTTAGTGTGAGTCTGAATGAAGAAATTTTGAGAAGAGGCCTTGGCAAAACTGTTCTCGTTAAAGGGCTAAATTATGATTCTAAAATCTATTGGAGAATTCACAGAAACTTACTTAAAGCTGAATTAATAGccttaaaaaaaggagaaggaatatggaaggaagaatctgaaaaagaaagttatttGGAAAAATTCAAAGGCTCCTGGagagaaatatggaaaaaagacagttatttaaaaaaaattgaatcagatttcaacttgaaaaaagaaagttattatgACAAATTTAGAAGGACTTATGAAACATggaaagaaaacatgaataaCTACTCCTTAATACTGAAGTTCAGAGAACTTCTGAGTCGCATACACTTTCGTAGAAAAGGATGA
- the C5H3orf33 gene encoding protein C3orf33 homolog isoform X1, translated as MAGRPAAAGTPPPDRDRAAPNVVAWISQWADDHLRLVRNISTVMAIAGVMLLLRSVRLTSKFTSPSDIPVEFIRRNVKLRGRLRRITENGLEIEHIPITLPIISSWRKEPCGALLVKLAGVELTETGKVWLQKELNPSQVVWFQLLGKENSALFCYLLVNKGRYFSVSLNEEILRRGLGKTVLVKGLNYDSKIYWRIHRNLLKAELIALKKGEGIWKEESEKESYLEKFKGSWREIWKKDSYLKKIESDFNLKKESYYDKFRRTYETWKENMNNYSLILKFRELLSRIHFRRKG; from the exons ATGGCGGGGAGGCCCGCGGCCGCCGGCACCCCGCCGCCGGACCGGGACCGAGCAGCGCCCAATGTGGTGGCGTGGATCTCGCAATGGGCAGACGACCACCTGCGTCTCGTCCGG AACATCAGCACCGTAATGGCCATAGCTGGAGTAATGTTACTTCTAAGAAGTGTTCGACtg ACATCAAAATTCACAAGTCCTTCAGATATTCCAGTAGAATTTATAAGAAGGAATGTTAAACTACGAGGACGACTACGCCGAATAACCGAGAATGGTTTAGAGATTGAACATATTCCCATTACTTTACCTATTATATCTTCATGGAGAA AAGAGCCGTGTGGTGCTTTGCTGGTTAAGTTGGCTGGAGTAGAACTCACTGAAACTGGGAAGGTGTGGTTACAAAAAGAGCTAAACCCTTCCCAAGTAGTATGGTTCCAACTTCTTGGAAAGGAGAATTCAGCACTCTTTTGCTACCTTTTAGTGAATAAG gGTAGATATTTTAGTGTGAGTCTGAATGAAGAAATTTTGAGAAGAGGCCTTGGCAAAACTGTTCTCGTTAAAGGGCTAAATTATGATTCTAAAATCTATTGGAGAATTCACAGAAACTTACTTAAAGCTGAATTAATAGccttaaaaaaaggagaaggaatatggaaggaagaatctgaaaaagaaagttatttGGAAAAATTCAAAGGCTCCTGGagagaaatatggaaaaaagacagttatttaaaaaaaattgaatcagatttcaacttgaaaaaagaaagttattatgACAAATTTAGAAGGACTTATGAAACATggaaagaaaacatgaataaCTACTCCTTAATACTGAAGTTCAGAGAACTTCTGAGTCGCATACACTTTCGTAGAAAAGGATGA
- the C5H3orf33 gene encoding protein C3orf33 homolog isoform X3, with protein sequence MAGRPAAAGTPPPDRDRAAPNVVAWISQWADDHLRLVRTSKFTSPSDIPVEFIRRNVKLRGRLRRITENGLEIEHIPITLPIISSWRKEPCGALLVKLAGVELTETGKVWLQKELNPSQVVWFQLLGKENSALFCYLLVNKGRYFSVSLNEEILRRGLGKTVLVKGLNYDSKIYWRIHRNLLKAELIALKKGEGIWKEESEKESYLEKFKGSWREIWKKDSYLKKIESDFNLKKESYYDKFRRTYETWKENMNNYSLILKFRELLSRIHFRRKG encoded by the exons ATGGCGGGGAGGCCCGCGGCCGCCGGCACCCCGCCGCCGGACCGGGACCGAGCAGCGCCCAATGTGGTGGCGTGGATCTCGCAATGGGCAGACGACCACCTGCGTCTCGTCCGG ACATCAAAATTCACAAGTCCTTCAGATATTCCAGTAGAATTTATAAGAAGGAATGTTAAACTACGAGGACGACTACGCCGAATAACCGAGAATGGTTTAGAGATTGAACATATTCCCATTACTTTACCTATTATATCTTCATGGAGAA AAGAGCCGTGTGGTGCTTTGCTGGTTAAGTTGGCTGGAGTAGAACTCACTGAAACTGGGAAGGTGTGGTTACAAAAAGAGCTAAACCCTTCCCAAGTAGTATGGTTCCAACTTCTTGGAAAGGAGAATTCAGCACTCTTTTGCTACCTTTTAGTGAATAAG gGTAGATATTTTAGTGTGAGTCTGAATGAAGAAATTTTGAGAAGAGGCCTTGGCAAAACTGTTCTCGTTAAAGGGCTAAATTATGATTCTAAAATCTATTGGAGAATTCACAGAAACTTACTTAAAGCTGAATTAATAGccttaaaaaaaggagaaggaatatggaaggaagaatctgaaaaagaaagttatttGGAAAAATTCAAAGGCTCCTGGagagaaatatggaaaaaagacagttatttaaaaaaaattgaatcagatttcaacttgaaaaaagaaagttattatgACAAATTTAGAAGGACTTATGAAACATggaaagaaaacatgaataaCTACTCCTTAATACTGAAGTTCAGAGAACTTCTGAGTCGCATACACTTTCGTAGAAAAGGATGA
- the C5H3orf33 gene encoding protein C3orf33 homolog isoform X2, with protein MGRRPPASRPGTADPPAGQNISTVMAIAGVMLLLRSVRLTSKFTSPSDIPVEFIRRNVKLRGRLRRITENGLEIEHIPITLPIISSWRKEPCGALLVKLAGVELTETGKVWLQKELNPSQVVWFQLLGKENSALFCYLLVNKGRYFSVSLNEEILRRGLGKTVLVKGLNYDSKIYWRIHRNLLKAELIALKKGEGIWKEESEKESYLEKFKGSWREIWKKDSYLKKIESDFNLKKESYYDKFRRTYETWKENMNNYSLILKFRELLSRIHFRRKG; from the exons ATGGGCAGACGACCACCTGCGTCTCGTCCGGGTACCGCTGACCCGCCGGCCGGGCAG AACATCAGCACCGTAATGGCCATAGCTGGAGTAATGTTACTTCTAAGAAGTGTTCGACtg ACATCAAAATTCACAAGTCCTTCAGATATTCCAGTAGAATTTATAAGAAGGAATGTTAAACTACGAGGACGACTACGCCGAATAACCGAGAATGGTTTAGAGATTGAACATATTCCCATTACTTTACCTATTATATCTTCATGGAGAA AAGAGCCGTGTGGTGCTTTGCTGGTTAAGTTGGCTGGAGTAGAACTCACTGAAACTGGGAAGGTGTGGTTACAAAAAGAGCTAAACCCTTCCCAAGTAGTATGGTTCCAACTTCTTGGAAAGGAGAATTCAGCACTCTTTTGCTACCTTTTAGTGAATAAG gGTAGATATTTTAGTGTGAGTCTGAATGAAGAAATTTTGAGAAGAGGCCTTGGCAAAACTGTTCTCGTTAAAGGGCTAAATTATGATTCTAAAATCTATTGGAGAATTCACAGAAACTTACTTAAAGCTGAATTAATAGccttaaaaaaaggagaaggaatatggaaggaagaatctgaaaaagaaagttatttGGAAAAATTCAAAGGCTCCTGGagagaaatatggaaaaaagacagttatttaaaaaaaattgaatcagatttcaacttgaaaaaagaaagttattatgACAAATTTAGAAGGACTTATGAAACATggaaagaaaacatgaataaCTACTCCTTAATACTGAAGTTCAGAGAACTTCTGAGTCGCATACACTTTCGTAGAAAAGGATGA
- the C5H3orf33 gene encoding protein C3orf33 homolog isoform X4 gives MMRSVSQKCCTELLAVEGLLDSSHHETSKFTSPSDIPVEFIRRNVKLRGRLRRITENGLEIEHIPITLPIISSWRKEPCGALLVKLAGVELTETGKVWLQKELNPSQVVWFQLLGKENSALFCYLLVNKGRYFSVSLNEEILRRGLGKTVLVKGLNYDSKIYWRIHRNLLKAELIALKKGEGIWKEESEKESYLEKFKGSWREIWKKDSYLKKIESDFNLKKESYYDKFRRTYETWKENMNNYSLILKFRELLSRIHFRRKG, from the exons ATGATGCGTTCTGTGTCACAGAAATGCTGCACTGAACTTTTGGCTGTTGAGGGATTATTGGATTCCTCCCATCATGAG ACATCAAAATTCACAAGTCCTTCAGATATTCCAGTAGAATTTATAAGAAGGAATGTTAAACTACGAGGACGACTACGCCGAATAACCGAGAATGGTTTAGAGATTGAACATATTCCCATTACTTTACCTATTATATCTTCATGGAGAA AAGAGCCGTGTGGTGCTTTGCTGGTTAAGTTGGCTGGAGTAGAACTCACTGAAACTGGGAAGGTGTGGTTACAAAAAGAGCTAAACCCTTCCCAAGTAGTATGGTTCCAACTTCTTGGAAAGGAGAATTCAGCACTCTTTTGCTACCTTTTAGTGAATAAG gGTAGATATTTTAGTGTGAGTCTGAATGAAGAAATTTTGAGAAGAGGCCTTGGCAAAACTGTTCTCGTTAAAGGGCTAAATTATGATTCTAAAATCTATTGGAGAATTCACAGAAACTTACTTAAAGCTGAATTAATAGccttaaaaaaaggagaaggaatatggaaggaagaatctgaaaaagaaagttatttGGAAAAATTCAAAGGCTCCTGGagagaaatatggaaaaaagacagttatttaaaaaaaattgaatcagatttcaacttgaaaaaagaaagttattatgACAAATTTAGAAGGACTTATGAAACATggaaagaaaacatgaataaCTACTCCTTAATACTGAAGTTCAGAGAACTTCTGAGTCGCATACACTTTCGTAGAAAAGGATGA